One window from the genome of Amaranthus tricolor cultivar Red isolate AtriRed21 chromosome 9, ASM2621246v1, whole genome shotgun sequence encodes:
- the LOC130823927 gene encoding cyclic dof factor 4-like, with protein sequence MMGEIKLFGQTIVLQVKQENKEELSYKKDNHDQDQSSDDQSSSEDKNNNLINKRPDKIIPCPRCKSMETKFCYFNNYNVNQPRHFCKGCQRYWTAGGALRNVPIGAGRRKIKPPGRTGNLFSGICLLEGMNMERFEMMNDGMDMVVDEWKLTAAMAAAGSGFNHGFQVKRRRNESTGQTC encoded by the coding sequence ATGATGGGTGAAATCAAATTGTTTGGCCAAACAATTGTGTTACAAGTTAAGCAAGAAAATAAAGAAGAATTATCATACAAAAAGGATAATCATGATCAAGATCAATCAAGTGATGATCAATCAAGTAGTGAagataaaaacaacaatttaatCAATAAAAGACCAGATAAGATCATTCCTTGCCCAAGATGCAAAAGTATGGAGACTAAATTTTGTTACTTCAACAATTACAATGTTAATCAACCTAGACACTTTTGCAAAGGTTGTCAGCGTTATTGGACCGCCGGCGGGGCTCTCCGTAATGTCCCAATTGGTGCTGGTCGCCGGAAAATTAAGCCGCCGGGAAGAACCGGCAACTTGTTTTCCGGTATATGTTTACTTGAAGGGATGAATATGGAGCGATTTGAAATGATGAATGATGGTATGGATATGGTGGTTGATGAATGGAAACTTACTGCTGCCATGGCTGCCGCCGGTAGTGGTTTTAATCATGGCTTTCAAGTTAAGCGGAGGAGAAATGAGTCTACTGGTCAAACTTGTTGA
- the LOC130824048 gene encoding pollen allergen Che a 1-like has product MGKCGRVFVFGAALCLVWLAGVANAHYNHYHVMGSVYCDTCRIQFISRVSTMMEGATVRLECRNITSGVQTFKSEAVTDNLGMYNIRVDGDYEDDICEIMLIKSPDKECTEISTDVYAKQSAKISLTSNNGEATDIRNANPLGFMRNTPLPECPEVLKELDMIDVNGKPQVGPI; this is encoded by the exons ATGGGGAAATGTGGACGTGTATTTGTTTTTGGTGCTGCTCTTTGCCTTGTGTGGTTAGCAGGTGTAGCTAACGCTCATTACAACCATTACCATGTGATGGGCAGTGTGTATTGTGATACTTGCCGAATTCAATTTATCTCCCGTGTTAGCACCATGATGGAGg GTGCAACTGTGAGGTTGGAGTGCAGGAACATTACTTCAGGTGTCCAAACCTTCAAATCCGAAGCTGTAACTGACAACTTAGGGATGTACAACATTCGGGTAGATGGTGATTATGAGGACGATATTTGTGAAATTATGCTAATTAAAAGCCCCGACAAGGAATGTACCGAAATCTCTACTGATGTTTATGCCAAACAATCCGCTAAAATCAGCTTAACATCCAACAATGGCGAAGCCACTGATATTCGCAATGCTAACCCTCTCGGATTCATGAGGAACACTCCTCTTCCCGAATGCCCGGAGGTTCTTAAGGAGTTGGATATGATCGATGTTAATGGTAAACCACAAGTCGGACCTATATGA
- the LOC130823762 gene encoding uncharacterized protein LOC130823762 isoform X1 — protein sequence MAVAAAASMGLFNTGCKSPNLFSLKLFKGLAHSSSSACSSSASHFCSSSSSASFSGIKQNQRFEPFSMTTTSGSLASSSVAFGERGPDHLLVLVHGILASPSDWTYFEVELKKRLGRNFLIYASSSNTFTKTFRGIDGAGKRLADEVQQIVNKTESLKKISFLAHSLGGLFARYAVGMLFTPSNLDDGNLDDTSATGLSTKHGLIAGLQPINFITLASPHLGVRGRKQLPFLFGLPFLEKLALPLAPVFAGRTGSQLFLTDGKPNRAPLLLKMATDCEDGKFISALAAFKCRIIYANVSFDHMVGWRTSSIRREDELPRPPQRSLDGYKHVVDVEYCPPVSSEKPNFAPEVAKAKEAAQTEPSDHNTVEYHELVEEEMIRGLQRLGWKKVDVSFHSALWPFFAHNNIHVKNEWFHNAGSGVVKHVADSLKQQESSYLTASL from the exons atggcggtagcagcagcagcttcgATGGGATTATTTAACACGGGTTGTAAATCCCCAAATCTTTTCTCTCTTAAACTGTTCAAAGGACTTGCTCATTCTTCTTCATCTGCCTGTTCGTCATCTGCCTCACATTTTTGTTCTTCTTCCAGTTCAGCTTCCTTTTCTG GGATCAAGCAAAATCAAAGATTTGAGCCTTTTTCAATGACTACAACATCTGGAAGTTTAGCCTCTTCTTCAGTTGCGTTTGGAGAACGTGGGCCTGATCATCTTCTTGTGCTTGTTCATGGCATCTTAGCTAG CCCAAGTGACTGGACATATTTTGAAGTGGAACTGAAAAAGCGTTTGGGAAGAAACTTCTTGATTTATG CTAGTTCATCAAATACTTTCACCAAAACATTCCGTGGCATTGATGGAGCTGGAAAGCGTTTGGCTGATGAG GTCCAACAAATTGTAAATAAGACCGAGAGTCTTAAGAAAATTTCCTTTTTAGCTCATTCTCTTGGTGGATTGTTTGCTCGTTATGCTGTTGGTATGCTTTTCACACCAAGCAACTTAGATGATGGAAATCTGGATGATACTTCAGCAACAGGTCTCTCAACAAAGCATGGTCTCATCGCTGGACTGCAACCTATAAACTTCATTACACTAGCAAGTCCACATCTTGGGGTTAGAGGGAGGAAACAG CTGCCATTCCTATTTGGGCTTCCTTTCTTGGAGAAACTTGCCCTACCCTTAGCACCTGTTTTTGCTGGTCGAACTGGCAGTCAACTCTTCCTTACTGATGGTAAACCTAATAGAGCCCCACTTCTTCTAAAGATGGCAACAGATTGTGAAGATGGTAAATTTAT ATCTGCACTTGCTGCATTTAAATGTCGAATCATATATGCGAATGTTTCTTTTGACC ATATGGTTGGCTGGCGAACATCTTCGATAAGGAGAGAAGATGAACTTCCCAGG CCTCCTCAACGATCTTTGGACGGTTACAAGCATGTTGTAGATGTTGAGTATTGTCCTCCAGTTTCATCGGAGAAGCCAAATTTTGCTCCCGAAGTGGCCAAAGCAAAGGAGGCTGCACAGACTGAACCTAGCGACCACAATACAGTTGAATACCATGAACTAGTGGAAG AGGAGATGATACGTGGCTTACAGCGATTAGGATGGAAAAAAGTTGATGTTAGCTTTCATTCTGCATTATGGCCCTTCTTTGCGCATAACAATATACAT GTGAAAAATGAGTGGTTTCACAATGCGGGTTCTGGGGTTGTAAAGCATGTTGCAGACAGCCTGAAGCAGCAAGAATCTTCATACCTCACTGCCAGCTTATAG
- the LOC130823762 gene encoding lipid droplet phospholipase 1 isoform X2, with protein MTTTSGSLASSSVAFGERGPDHLLVLVHGILASPSDWTYFEVELKKRLGRNFLIYASSSNTFTKTFRGIDGAGKRLADEVQQIVNKTESLKKISFLAHSLGGLFARYAVGMLFTPSNLDDGNLDDTSATGLSTKHGLIAGLQPINFITLASPHLGVRGRKQLPFLFGLPFLEKLALPLAPVFAGRTGSQLFLTDGKPNRAPLLLKMATDCEDGKFISALAAFKCRIIYANVSFDHMVGWRTSSIRREDELPRPPQRSLDGYKHVVDVEYCPPVSSEKPNFAPEVAKAKEAAQTEPSDHNTVEYHELVEEEMIRGLQRLGWKKVDVSFHSALWPFFAHNNIHVKNEWFHNAGSGVVKHVADSLKQQESSYLTASL; from the exons ATGACTACAACATCTGGAAGTTTAGCCTCTTCTTCAGTTGCGTTTGGAGAACGTGGGCCTGATCATCTTCTTGTGCTTGTTCATGGCATCTTAGCTAG CCCAAGTGACTGGACATATTTTGAAGTGGAACTGAAAAAGCGTTTGGGAAGAAACTTCTTGATTTATG CTAGTTCATCAAATACTTTCACCAAAACATTCCGTGGCATTGATGGAGCTGGAAAGCGTTTGGCTGATGAG GTCCAACAAATTGTAAATAAGACCGAGAGTCTTAAGAAAATTTCCTTTTTAGCTCATTCTCTTGGTGGATTGTTTGCTCGTTATGCTGTTGGTATGCTTTTCACACCAAGCAACTTAGATGATGGAAATCTGGATGATACTTCAGCAACAGGTCTCTCAACAAAGCATGGTCTCATCGCTGGACTGCAACCTATAAACTTCATTACACTAGCAAGTCCACATCTTGGGGTTAGAGGGAGGAAACAG CTGCCATTCCTATTTGGGCTTCCTTTCTTGGAGAAACTTGCCCTACCCTTAGCACCTGTTTTTGCTGGTCGAACTGGCAGTCAACTCTTCCTTACTGATGGTAAACCTAATAGAGCCCCACTTCTTCTAAAGATGGCAACAGATTGTGAAGATGGTAAATTTAT ATCTGCACTTGCTGCATTTAAATGTCGAATCATATATGCGAATGTTTCTTTTGACC ATATGGTTGGCTGGCGAACATCTTCGATAAGGAGAGAAGATGAACTTCCCAGG CCTCCTCAACGATCTTTGGACGGTTACAAGCATGTTGTAGATGTTGAGTATTGTCCTCCAGTTTCATCGGAGAAGCCAAATTTTGCTCCCGAAGTGGCCAAAGCAAAGGAGGCTGCACAGACTGAACCTAGCGACCACAATACAGTTGAATACCATGAACTAGTGGAAG AGGAGATGATACGTGGCTTACAGCGATTAGGATGGAAAAAAGTTGATGTTAGCTTTCATTCTGCATTATGGCCCTTCTTTGCGCATAACAATATACAT GTGAAAAATGAGTGGTTTCACAATGCGGGTTCTGGGGTTGTAAAGCATGTTGCAGACAGCCTGAAGCAGCAAGAATCTTCATACCTCACTGCCAGCTTATAG
- the LOC130823764 gene encoding heavy metal-associated isoprenylated plant protein 45-like: MSSIVEFRVEIDCSGCESKVRKALLKLDGVDEVEIDMRLQKVSVTGWADQNKIQKAIMKTGLRVEPWTMPYIPQLHDFNHFYKQHKTFKLTANTSSHRKKGKIIHERTFDPQPLIYEDTDAFAIFNDDNPSGCSIM; the protein is encoded by the exons ATGAGTTCG ATTGTAGAGTTTCGAGTTGAGATTGACTGCTCTGGATGCGAGAGCAAAGTCAGGAAAGCTCTGCTCAAGCTAGATG GAGTTGATGAAGTTGAAATAGACATGAGGTTGCAGAAAGTATCAGTGACAGGGTGGGCAGACCAAAACAAAATACAGAAAGCTATCATGAAAACAGGGCTAAGAGTGGAGCCATGGACTATGCCTTACATTCCCCAATTACATGATTTCAATCACTTCTATAAACAACACAAGACTTTCAAACTCACTGCTAACACTTCCTCGCATCGGAAAAAGGGCAAAATCATCCACGAACGCACTTTTGATCCTCAACCTTTGATTTATGAAGACACTGATGCTTTCGCTATATTCAACGATGATAACCCTTCCGGGTGTTCCATTATGTAA
- the LOC130823779 gene encoding ribosome biogenesis regulatory protein homolog, translating into MGDMETQKGFEIDLGNLMAYNPNHHFSSIPSSREELVKQCLEKGTELAQTIADALFNLPATEDVDGPMVTLPAPSTRLPRQKHLPKPKPPTKWELFAQKKGIKKRKKDKVAYDEKTGTWKRTYGYDRANDEDDVPIIDAKPTDEPGIDPFAKRKTDKKQRVDKQEKNRLKNLKEAQKSGALPSHVQLAATALPITGTQAAPKKLSKTELEEVAGAAAMSTASIGKFDKKLPGEKPLKNKGKHRKFLPVAQGKGMGLQEREQTEKILNKLISKHSHETLNVDKAVRKINVQKEKKQQKGKQDKGSSNSSKLKPKKDSFKKSSNKGSSKKAFSKSKTSKS; encoded by the exons atgGGAGATATGGAGACtcaaaagggttttgaaattgatttgggaaATTTAATGGCTTACAACCCTAATCATCATTTTTCTTCTATTCCATCTTCCAG GGAAGAACTAGTGAAACAATGCTTGGAGAAGGGAACGGAATTAGCACAAACAATAGCAGATGCCCTTTTCAATTTGCCGGCGACTGAAGATGTAGATGGTCCTATGGTTACTTTGCCTGCTCCAAGTACTAGACTTCCTAGACAGAAGCAT CTACCAAAACCAAAACCCCCAACAAAATGGGAGTTATTTGCCCAGAAGAAGG gCATAAAGAAACGTAAGAAAGACAAAGTTGCATATGATGAGAAGACTGGCACTTGGAAGCGCACATATGGTTATGATCGTGctaatgatgaagatgatgtccCCATCATTGACGCCAAGCCAACTGATG AGCCCGGTATCGATCCTTTTGCCAAGCGGAAAACTGATAAAAAGCAGCGAGTAGACAAGCAAGAGAAAAATCGTTTAAAGAATCTTAAGGAAGCACAAAAATCCGGTGCCCTTCCGAG TCATGTTCAACTAGCTGCCACCGCCTTGCCTATAACCGGAACTCAAGCTGCTCCAAAGAAACTCAGTAAAACTGAATTAGAGGAGGTAGCTGGTGCAGCAGCAATGTCTACAGCCAGTATCGGGAAGTTTGATAAGAAATTACCCGGAGAAAAGCCGCTTAAGAACAAAGGAAAGCATCGGAAG TTCTTGCCTGTTGCACAAGGAAAAGGTATGGGTTTACAAGAGAGAGAGCAAACGGAAAAGATTCTAAACAAGCTCATCTCCAAGCATTCTCACGAGACACTTAATGTCGACAAG GCCGTTAGAAAGATCAATGTGCAAAAGGAAAAGAAGCAGCAAAAGGGCAAGCAAGACAAGGGATCGTCAAACTCTAGCAAGTTAAAGCCAAAGAAAGATTCGTTCAAGAAATCTTCAAACAAAGGATCATCAAAGAAGGCGTTTTCGAAATCCAAAACATCCAAGTCTTGA
- the LOC130823781 gene encoding uncharacterized protein LOC130823781, with protein sequence MEAVNPKAYPLADAQLTITIMDLVQQAANYKQLKKGANEATKTLNRGISEFVVMAADAQPLEILLHLPLLAEDKNVPYVFVPSKQALGRACGVTRPVIACSVTSNEGSQLKSQIQQLKDAIEKLLI encoded by the exons ATG GAAGCAGTAAACCCAAAAGCATACCCATTGGCTGATGCCCAATTGACAATAACAATCATGGATCTTGTTCAACAAGCTGCCAATTACAAACAGCTCAAAAAGGGGGCTAACGAAG CTACAAAAACGTTGAACAGGGGTATTTCTGAATTTGTTGTTATGGCTGCTGATGCTCAGCCCTTGGAGattctccttcatcttcctTTGTTAGCTGAAGACAAG AATGTTCCTTATGTGTTTGTGCCCTCTAAACAAGCACTAGGCCGTGCATGTGGAGTTACAAGGCCAGTAATTGCCTGTTCGGTGACTTCTAACGAAGGGAGTCAATTGAAATCACAAATTCAACAACTCAAG GACGCAATTGAAAAGCTCTTGATTTGA
- the LOC130823780 gene encoding pathogenesis-related protein PR-1-like, protein MDKTLQFLTSLFISFSLLLILYQAKPTNAKINSTEFINQVLESHNAARKSVGVAPLKWENLLATYARIYSSRQLRKECKLIHSTGKFGENLFWGQGKRWMATDAVAAWVAEKQWYNYDDNSCIGGYQCGHYTQVVWKDTKLVGCSKIICDSGDTIITCEYYPAGNYEGEQPY, encoded by the coding sequence ATGGATAAAACTTTGCAATTTCTAACCTCACTTTTTATATCTTTCTCCCTATTACTCATCCTATACCAAGCCAAACCCACGAACGCAAAGATCAACTCAACCGAGTTCATAAACCAGGTCCTCGAAAGCCATAACGCAGCTCGAAAATCAGTAGGAGTCGCACCTCTCAAGTGGGAAAATTTGCTCGCTACATATGCTCGAATATACTCCTCAAGGCAGCTACGAAAGGAGTGTAAACTGATACATTCTACAGGTAAATTCGGAGAGAATTTATTTTGGGGACAAGGCAAGCGATGGATGGCTACGGATGCAGTGGCAGCGTGGGTGGCGGAGAAGCAATGGTACAATTACGACGATAATTCTTGTATTGGTGGATATCAGTGTGGGCATTATACTCAGGTTGTTTGGAAAGACACCAAATTGGTTGGGTGTTCTAAGATTATATGTGATTCTGGGGATACTATTATTACTTGTGAGTATTATCCTGCCGGAAATTATGAGGGTGAACAGCCTTACTAG